GATCGAGCCGGTCAGACCCAGCTTGAACGTCATGTCAAAAGGGCGCGGCGCAGCTCCGCGTCGACTTTCGGGACCTGCCCGAACCACCGCTCGAACCCCGGGGTCGCTTGATGAAGCAACATGCCAAGGCCGTCCACAGTCGGACACCCGATCACACGGGCCGCTGCAAGCAAAGGCGTAACCAACGGCGTATAGACAATGTCAGTGACAAGGGTTTTCGGCGTCAGCCGTTCGAGATTGAGTTTCAATTCTTCCTTGCCTGACATGCCCAACGCGGTCGTGTTTACCAGCGTACCGATCTCGTCGAGATGGGACGCGGCCTGGGTCCAGTCCACAACCGTGATCTTGCCGCCGAAATGCGCCTTCAACGCATCCGCCCGCGCGCGGGTCCGATTGGACAGAAAGATCTCTGGTACCTTCTCATGCAACAGTGCGGCGACGATTGCCCGGGCTGCGCCCCCTGCCCCAAGCACAAGCGCTGGGCCGGATTTTGGCGCCCAGTCTGGTGCTTCTTGCTTCAGATTGGCCGTAAACCCGTAGCCATCGGTGTTATCGGCGTGCAGTTTTCCGTCGCTTTGGAAGGTCAGCGTGTTCGCAGCACCGATCAAGGCAGCGCGGTCCGAGATCACGTCCGCCATATCCAGCACGGCCTCTTTGTGTGGGATCGTCACATTGATACCGCGGAATCCCATTTTCGGCAGGTTGTTCAGCACATGAGGAAGGTCGACGCTGGACACTTCCATCGGAATGTAATGCCCATTGATGCCATAGCGCTTGAGCCAGTGCCCATGCAGTTGTGGTGACTTACTCTGGTTAATGGGTTGCCCGATGACGCCCGCCAAGGGAATGCGTTGGGTGTTCATCCGTCGATGGCTCCTGACAGGGTGAGATATCCTAGCACCTCTAATAGCGGCAGGCCTAACACGGTGAAATAGTCGCCATTCACACGAGCAAAAAGTCGCGCGCCTTCGGCTTCCAGCTGGTATCCGCCAACGCAGTGCTGGATTTCGTCCCAGTTTCGCGCCACGTAATCCTCAATAAAGTCAGCACCAAGCGTCCGCATTGTCAGGCGTACCTGCCCAACCGTGCGCCACACCGGCTTTGCATCCTCATAGATCACTGCGGCCGAAAGAAGCCGGTGGGTCTTGCCCGACATCGCGGTCAATTGAGCAACGGCTTCCTCCTGCGATTTCGGCTTCGACAGAAGCTGGCGCTCGAACTCAAGGACTTGGTCCGCCCCAATCACGATGGCGTCCGGGGTTTTATCCGCAACCCGACGGGCCTTGAATTCGGCAAGCGTGTCGCCAATATCACGGGGACTCGCGTCTTCGGCTATGAGCGACGCCTTGATCGCATCTTCATCTATGCGAGCCACGATCGAGGTGAATGACACCCCGGCGTTTCGCAGCATTGTCTGGCGCGCGGTAGACCCTGAGGCCAAGATAATCGGACGAGGCATGGGGATAACTCTGAGGGAAACCTTAGGGACATATATTGTGGTTAGGTTGGCTTATCCACCTACAATGGAGCTGATCGAGTTTTCGTGCACAGAGTTAATAAAAGGTTAGCGGGTTTATCCCGTGTGGGCGATGGGATTCAGCCATGTGAATGGATGAGTTAACTCCAAGACAGCCAAATATTTATGCACAGATTCTTCACCCTCTTCCTATTAATTAAGTATCTGAAAAATATAACATAAACACGCATGTAAGAAATCCGGGGGTAAGTCTTCCACCGATGCTCGCACGCTTGGGGACGGAAATTTGATCCCCGTTATCCACCGTACCTACCAACAACATCATCTTTTCTTTCTTCTTTATTTATTTAAGAAGGAAGGCCGAGAGTGAGACACGCATGACCGACCTTCTGGCAATTTTGTATCCGTGGACGAAGAGCTTGCATGTGATCTCCGTGATCGCATGGATGGCTGGTTTGTTCTATTTGCCAAGACTGTTTGTGCATCACACGGAGCGAGTCACTGTGGGATCCGAGACGGACCAGTTGTTTCAGATGATGGAGATGAAGCTGCTGCGCTTGATCATGAACCCGGCGATGATCGCCACATGGGTATTTGGTCTTTGCCTTGTCTTCACTCCGGGGATCGTTGACTGGTCCGACGCTTGGCCTTGGCTCAAGGCTGGTGCCGTGCTGGCGATGACGTGGTTTCATCATTGGCTTGGACTGCGGCGCAAGGAATTTGTCGCGGGCGCGAATACCCGGCCTGGTCGCACCTACCGGCTGATGAACGAGGTGCCGACCGTCCTGATGATCGTGATCGTCGTGATGGTGATTGCCCGGCCGCTTTGATCTCGATTGACTCGCAGGGGGTCTGACTGTTAGGCCCAACCACACGCGGCCGTCCGGTCGTTGTGACCCCCGAATTCTACATTCCTGCTGCGGCCCCTGATGCCGCCTGATCTATTGGATGATCCTGCATGTCTGACGACAAACTGAATCTCGCTGACCTCAAGAAGAATAGCCCGGCCGAACTGGTCGCGATGGCCGAGGAGCTGGAGATCGAAAACGCATCGACGATGCGCAAGGGCGATATCATGTTCGCCATTCTCAAAGAGCGTGCCGAAGAGGGCTGGGAAATTTCGGGCGACGGCGTGCTTGAAGTTCTGCAGGACGGCTTCGGCTTCCTGCGCTCGCCGGAGGCGAACTACCTGCCCGGCCCCGATGATATCTATGTCTCGCCGGAGATGATCCGGAAATTCTCTCTGCGGACCGGTGATACTGTCGAAGGTGTGATGAGCGCACCGGGTGAGAACGAGCGTTATTTCGCGATTACCTCGGTCACTCAGATCAACTTTGAGGAACCTGAAAAGGCGCGCCACAAGGTGTCCTTTGATAACCTGACACCGCTCTACCCGGACGAGCGTCTGACGATGGAGCTGAAGGATCCGACGGTCAAAGACCGCTCTGCGCGGATCATCGACCTTGTGGCGCCGATCGGTAAAGGTCAACGCTCCCTGATCGTCGCCCCGCCGCGCACCGGTAAGACCGTGCTGCTGCAGAACATCGCCAAGTCGATCGAAGAGAACCATCCCGAATGCTATCTGATCGTGCTGCTCATCGACGAGCGCCCGGAAGAGGTGACCGACATGCAGCGCTCTGTGAAGGGCGAGGTCGTGTCCTCGACCTTTGACGAGCCTGCCACGCGCCACGTGGGTGTCTCAGAGATGGTGATCGAGAAGGCCAAGCGCTTGGTCGAACACAAGCGCGACGTCGTGATTTTGCTAGACTCGATCACGCGACTGGGCCGCGCGTTCAACACGGTTGTTCCGTCCTCGGGCAAGGTTCTGACCGGTGGTGTGGATGCAAACGCGTTGCAGCGTCCCAAGCGCTTTTTCGGGGCGGCACGGAACATCGAAGAAGGTGGCTCCCTGACAATCATCGCGACTGCGCTGATCGACACCGGGTCGCGGATGGACGAGGTGATCTTCGAGGAATTCAAAGGTACCGGTAACTCCGAGATTGTCCTGGACCGCAAGGTCGCCGATAAGCGCGTCTTCCCGGCCATGGATATTCTTAAATCAGGCACGCGGAAGGAAGAGCTGCTGGTTGACAAGAACGACCTTCAGAAAACCTTCGTTCTGCGCCGTATTCTGAACCCGATGGGGACTACTGATGCCATCGAGTTCCTGATCGGCAAGTTGAAGCAAACCAAATCTAATTCTGATTTCTTCGACTCCATGAACACCTGATTTCTGTTTAAAAACAGAAGGTTAATTGAAAATGGATACGATTTTCGCACTGGCAACGGCGCGAGGCAAAGCGGGCGTTGCCATCGTGCGCGTTTCGGGTCCTAGCGCGTTTGAGACGGCGCGGCAGCTTGCCCGGATAGAGCCCCAACCACGAACGTCTGCCCTTGCGCTCCTCAAGGACGGGGACGGTGTGCTACTTGATCAAGCGCTTGTTCTTTCTTTTGCCGCGGGTGCGAGCTTCACTGGCGAGGATGTGGTCGAATTTCACCTCCATGGCAGCCCGGCAATTGTGGCGGCGGTGTTGGCATATCTCGCAGACATTGGTGGATGCCGCCTGGCGGAACCCGGTGAGTTTACGCGTCGCGCATTGGAGAACGGGTGCCTTGATTTGGCGCAGGTTGAAGGTCTTGCCGATCTGATTGACGCCGAAACTGAGGCGCAGCGTCGCCAGGCAGTTCGCGTTTTCAACGGGGCTTTGGGCGCCAAGGCTGATGAATGGCGAGCTGATTTGATCCGGGCCGCGGCCCTGCTGGAAGCCACAATCGATTTCGCCGATGAAGACGTACCCGTGGATGTTACGCCCGAAGTGACCACTCTGATCGAGCGCGTTGCTGCTGGTCTGAATGAGCAGGCCGCGGGCGTGAGGATGGCCGAACGCATTCGGGATGGGTTTGAGATTGCCATTGTTGGACGACCGAACGTGGGTAAGTCGACGCTGCTGAACGCATTGGCGGGGCGCGAGGCCGCCATCACCTCATCGATTGCAGGCACGACCCGGGACGTGATCGAAGTGCGGATGGACCTCAAAGGGCTACCGGTGACTATTCTGGATACCGCTGGCCTCCGTTCCACCCAAGATGAGGTTGAGCGGATTGGTGTTGATCGCGCGATTGCACGCGCTCGGGACGCCGATCTACGTGTATTTCTCACAGACGAAACGGGTAGACCTGATCTGATGACACCGTCGGATGGCGATATCGTCATACGTGGCAAGGCCGATCTCGGTGGACAAGGTGTGTCTGGGTTAACTGGTATGGGTGTCTCAGAGCTTTTGGATCAAGCCTATCAAGTGCTTGCCGAGCGGGCGTCCAATGCTGGTCTGGCCATTCGGGAGCGGCATCGAATTGCGCTGATCAAGGCATCGGATGCCTTGACGAATTGCGCAGCAGAACTCAGCTACGGTATGGATCGCGCAGAAGTCGCAGCGGAAGAACTGCGGATCGCTGTTCGGGCTCTTGAAAGTATGATAGGCCGCGTGGATGTCGAATCCGTGCTGGATGAGATTTTCGCGAGCTTTTGTCTGGGCAAGTAGGAGTGTTTCACGTGAAACATTCAGATTTTGATGTTGTTGTTATTGGCGGCGGCCACGCCGGCACTGAGGCTGCGCATGCTGCGGCTAGAACAGGTGCGCGTACAGGCTTGATCACACAGAAGGCCGATACCATCGGCGTCATGTCTTGTAATCCAGCAATTGGTGGGCTCGGAAAAGGCCACCTCGTGCGCGAAATCGATGCCTTGGACGGTATCATGGGCCTTGCAGCGGACGCGGCGGGTATACAATTTCGCCTCCTTAATCGGAGGAAAGGCCCTGCGGTACAGGGTCCAAGGGCGCAGGCTGATCGCGATCTTTACAAATCTGCTGTTCAGAATCTGATCAATTCGCAAGAAAATCTCTCGGTCCTTGAGGCGCAGGTCGATGATCTCATGATGGAGGGCTCGACCGTCGTGGGCGTGATTCTGTCCGATGGATCGGAAATTCGTGCCCGTGCGTTTGTTTTGACGACAGGCACATTCTTGCGTGGTGTCATCCACATTGGTGATGTATCGAGGCCCGGCGGACGCATCGGCGATGCGCCAGTCATCAAGTTGGCAGAGCGCATAGATGGGTTCGGTCTAAAAATGGGCCGATTGAAGACCGGCACCCCTCCCCGCCTGGACACGCGCACGATCGATTGGGCGCAGCTCGAAATGCAACCGGGCGATGATATTCCGACGCTCTTCTCGTTTCTCTCCAATACGCCGCAAGCCAAGCAAATCTCCTGCGGGATCACGCATACGAACGAGAAAACGCACGATCTGATCCGGTCAAACCTTGAAAAGTCGGCGATGTATGGCGGTCATATTGATGGGGTTGGACCGCGATACTGCCCATCCATTGAGGACAAAGTTGTTCGGTTTGCTGAGAAAACCTCTCATCAGGTGTTCTTGGAGCCGGAGGGCCTAGACAGTAATGCGGTATATCCCAACGGTATTTCGACGTCTCTTCCGGTGGACGTACAAGAAGCTTATGTCGCCTCAATTGCCGGGCTTGAGGGTGCCAAGATCCTTCAACCTGGTTATGCGATTGAGTACGACTACGTCGATCCGCGGTCACTAAAACAAACCTTGGAGCTCCGCGACGTAGGCGGTCTTTTCTTGGCCGGACAGATTAACGGCACAACGGGGTACGAAGAAGCCGGCGCACAAGGATTGATGGCAGGTGTGAATGCTGCTCTGTCCACTCGGCACGCTGACCCGTTCGTTCTGGACCGCTCTGATGCTTACATCGGCGTCATGATTGATGACTTAGTCACGCGCGGGGTTCAGGAGCCCTACCGGATGTTCACGTCTCGGGCGGAATTTCGAATGTCCCTGCGCGCGGATAATGCCGACCAACGCCTTACGGCGCTTGGCACAAAGATTGGGTGCGTTGGTTTAGATCGCGCTAAGGTTTTCAGCCGGAAGCTTGACGCTCTCCAGAAAATGCGAAGCGTGCTGTCTGCGGTTCGGGTTTCCCCTCAGGAAGCTGAGCAGGCTGGGATTGAGGTCAAAAAGGACGGAAAGCGGCGCAGTGGTCTAGAGCTTCTGTCTCTTCCTAATGTTTCAGTAGCGGATTTGAGCGAGCTTTTTGAACTACCTTCTGATTTCGATTGCGAGGTTATCGCTCAGGTCGAGCGGGATGCTCTTTACTCAAGCTATATTGAGCGGCAGCGGCAAGATGCCGAAGCTCTGCGCAGAGATGCGTCTACTGTTATTCCCGCAGATCTGGATTTTGATGCTCTAAGCGGTTTGTCCAATGAACTTCGAGGCAAGCTTGAACTTGCACGCCCGGAAAACCTTGCACAAGCGGCCAAGATTGACGGAATCACGCCTGCAGCACTCACCCTTATTCTTGCGCATATCAAGAAAACCCTGTCGAAAGCGTCGTGATGCCTGACGGATTGGAGCGCTTCCGGGCGTGTTTCGATGTTTCACGTGAAACATTGAAACGCCTAGAGCAGTACGAGGCGTTGATTCGAAAGTGGTCGAGATCAATAAATTTAGTCTCAAAGCCTACGCTTCAAGAAGTGTGGGACCGCCATTTCATGGATTCTGCACAAGTTTTCATGCACGTCGGGAGCGAGAATGTAATCGCCGATCTGGGGTCCGGAGGAGGATTTCCTGGCGTGGTCTTGGCCATAATGGCAAAGGACAGCCGCCCCGAGATACGAATTGTCTTGGTAGAATCCGACGCTCGGAAATCCGCCTTTCTTTTGACAGCTGTCAGAGAGTTAGGTTTGAACGTAGAAGTCAGAACAGATCGGATCGAGATGACGCCGGCGCTCCAAGCAGATCTCATAACAGCACGGGCCTTGGCCAGCCTCGACCAGCTTTGTGGTTTTGCCCATCATCATCTAAACGAATCCGGTCGCGCGCTATTTTTAAAGGGCGCTCGCTATCAACAAGAGGTGGACTTGGCCCAAGCAAAATGGGATTTTGACCTCACGATTCATCCGAGCATCACCAATAGCGACGCCGCGCTGCTGGAACTCCAAAATTTGAGGCCAAAGAGCTAAATGGACGCGAAGCGACCACGAATTATCTCCATTGCAAACCAGAAAGGCGGCGTCGGAAAAACGACGACGACGATCAATCTTGGTGCTGCGCTGGCCGCTCAGGGCTTAAATGTTGCTCTCATTGATTTGGACCCACAGGGCAATGCCTCCACCGGGCTTGGGATCGAGCAATCCGACCGCGAGCTGACCACGTATGACCTTTTGCTTCAGGACACACCCCTGTCAGACGTTTTAAGAGAGACAGAAGTGCCGGGGTTGAAAATATCGCCCGCCACAACGGATTTAAGCTCAGCTGATCTGGAAATGGTCACAAGCGCGCGCCGCATATTTCTGATGAAGGACGCCCTCGCCGCTTCCAATACTGAAAACCTGGACCTCGACTATATCCTCATCGACTGTCCTCCATCGCTTAATTTGCTGACGCTGAACGCGATGGTGGCATCGGACTCGGTCTTGGTACCACTGCAAGCTGAGTTCTTTGCGCTGGAAGGATTATCGCAGCTTATGCTGTCCGTTCGTGAAATCCGCGAGACGGCAAATTCCAAGCTACGATTAGAAGGTGTTGTGTTGACTATGTATGACAAACGCAACAACTTGTGTCATCACGTAGAAATGGATGTTCGCGAAAACCTACGGGACCTGGTGTTCAAGACGATGATTCCGCGCAATGTTAGGCTGAGCGAGGCGCCATCTTACGGGCTTCCGGTCATTAACTATGATCCCGTATCTCAAGGGGCCGTTGCGTACAAAGCTTTGGCGAACGAGATCCAATCGCGTCATAAAATAGAAGGGCAAGTATAAATGGCGGAGAAGCGCGAAAAGCGAGGGTTGGGCCGCGGCTTGTCCGCACTTATGGCCGATATCGAAACCCCCAAGGACGTAGAAACACCGGCACGAGGTGAGGCAGAAAATCGGGTTCCGATCGAAAGGGTCGATCCGAATCCGGATCAGCCGCGCCGCGATTTCGATAGCGATGATTTGAACGATCTCGCCGCGTCGATACGCGAGAAAGGGATCATTCAGCCGCTGATTGTGCGCCCGCACCCCAAGGATCGTGGCCGCTTCCAGATCGTGGCGGGTGAGCGGCGTTGGCGGGCCGCCCAGCTTGCCAAAGTGCATGAAGTCCCGGTCGTCGTCCGCGAGATGGACGATACCGAAGTTCTGGAAATCGCGATTATCGAGAACATTCAGCGTGCAGACCTCAACCCCGTTGAAGAAGCGCTTGGCTTCCGGCAGCTGCAAGACCGGTTCGGGCATACGCAGGAACAACTTGCCACAGCCTTGGGGAAAAGCCGCAGTCACATCGCGAACCTGATGCGTTTGCTCAATCTGCCCGAGGACGTGCTGATGCTCTTGCGGGAGGGCAAACTGTCCAGCGGTCATGCACGTGCGCTTATCACGTCCGTGGACCCGAGCGGCCTTGCCAGACAGGTCGTGAAGCAAGGTTTGTCTGTGCGCGACACCGAACGCTTGGCGAAGAAGGGCAAGCCCGATGCAACAGCGAAGGGTCCCAAGACTGGGGCCGCGAAAAAAGATGCTGATACCTTGGCGCTGGAGGGCGACCTTTCAGCAACGCTCCGGATGCCCGTGCAGATTAACCATGACTCCGGCAAAGAGAGCGGCGGTGTCACGATCAAATACGCAAATTTCGAGCAGCTAGACGAGATATGTCGCCGCTTGGCAGCAGTTCAGGGTTAACGCGCCAGCTCAGCAAGAATAGCGTTCAGGAGGATTCGGGATTTCGGCGGAACGACAAGAGTGTCCTTGGTCCTGATAAGACGGTTTTGATCGATTAAGTTGCTGATTTTATTATCAGAAACTAAATAACGATCGAGCGCGCGAAGGTGCACCAGATCACACCCTTCTTTCAGCCTTAATGACATGAGCAAGTATTCGAGCGCCTGTTCTTCGTTTGACAAGACCTCGACCTTGCCGTCACCAGAGCCAGTGTTTTCAACCTGCTCCAGCCATTTTCCGGGCGCCAAAGGAGTTTCGGTCGCGCATCGTTTACCCTCGATCTCAATACGACCATGGGCGCCGGGTCCGATCCCGGCATAATCACCGCCGCGCCAATAAATCAGGTTGTGTTGTGACTCCTGACCTTCGCGGGCATGATTGGACACCTCGTAACCACTGAAACCAGCGGTTTCGGTTAGCTCTTGGGTTAATTCATACATATCGGCGGACGTGTCATCCGACGGAAGCCCACCAAGCTTGCCGCGGGAGAAGCGGTCGCCAAACGCTGTGCCATCCTCGATGGTCAGCTGGTAGAGCGAAAGGTGGTCGACCGCCATTTCCATCGCGTCCGACAGTTCCGAATGCCAGTCCGCGAGTGTTTGATCCTGACGCGCGTAGATCAGGTCGAAGCTCACACGAGGAAAGGTTGATCGTGCAATTTCGAAGGCGCTCTTCGCCTCATCCACACTGTGCAGCCTGCCTAACGCTTTCAAATCGCGATTGTTCAGGGCCTGAATGCCCATGGACACACGGTTCACGCCGCCATCGCGATAGCCGATGAACCGACCTGCCTCCACCGAGGTTGGATTAGCTTCTAGCGTGATCTCGAGCTCGTTCCGACACCGCCAATTTCGTTTGATCCGCTCGATCATCGATGCGACCAAATCCGGATCCATCAAGGACGGCGTGCCCCCGCCGAAAAATACCGAGCTGACGACGCAATCCTTGGTTAACTCGGACATTCGATCGAGTTCCAACAGGTAAGCACGTTTCCAGCGGCTTTGGTCTATATTCGCCGTGACATGGCTGTTGAAGTCGCAATACGGGCATTTGGCTTGGCAGAACGGCCAGTGGATATAGATCCCGAAACCGCCACGTTGCCAGTTCTTAACGCTCAAACGCTTTCACCAGTTTGGAAAATGCGTCGGCTCGGTGGCTGATCTTGTTCTTTTCCCAACGATCCATCTCGCCGAACGTCATGTCATAGCCGTTGGGCTTGAAGATCGGGTCATAGCCATGCCCTTGGTTGCCACGCATCGGCCAGACAATCTCGCCTTCCATCGTGCCCGGAAAGACGTCGTCATGCCCGTCGGGCCAAGCCAGAACGAGCGTACAACAGAACCGTGCGGTCCAGGGCGCATTCGCCTTAGTCTTCAGGATTTCCTCGTAGGTCTTGGTCATCGCCATCTTGAAATCGCGACCGCTGTCAGTCTCTGCCCAGTCTGCCGTATAGACGCCGGGCGCGCCGTCGAGGCAGTCGATTTCAATACCGCTGTCATCAGACAGGGCGGGCAAGCCCGTTGCTTTCGCAGCGGCATGGGCCTTGATCCGGGCATTTCCGACGAAGGTGGTCTCCGTCTCTTCAGGCTCTGGCAGGTTATGTTCCGCGGCTGATGTCGTTCTGATCCCAAAAGGCTCTAACAAGGCAGAAATCTCTTCCAGCTTGCCTTTGTTGTGGGTCGCCACGAGGACGGTATCGCCGGAGAATTTCCGCATGAATCAGCCGTCCACCGCAGCTTTTTGGGCAGATGCCAGCTCTGCGACGCCCTTCTCGGCCAGATCCATCAAGTGACCCAGCTCATCACGGCTGAAGGTGGCACCTTCTGCCGATCCTTGAACCTCAATCAGACCAAGGCGTCCGGTCATCACGAAATTGGCGTCTGTTCCAGCATCGCTGTCTTCCGGGTAATCGAGATCGAGCACCGGCTGACCCGCATAGATACCGCAACTGACGGCGGCCACATGATCTGTCAGGGGGTCGGTGACGATATCGCCAGCCTTCATCAATGCGTTGACCGCAAGGCGCAAAGCGACCCACCCGCCGGTGATGGACGCACAACGCGTGCCTCCATCCGCCTGGATCACGTCACAGTCGACAGTGATTTGTCGCTCACCCAGAGCGACGCGATCCACGCCGGCCCGCAAGGCGCGGCCAATCAAGCGCTGGATTTCCTGTGTGCGACCCGATTGGCCCCGTTTCGCTTCGCGGTTCATGCGTGTGTGCGTTGCGCGTGGCAGCATCCCGTATTCAGCAGTCACCCAGCCAAGGCCAGAATTGCGCAGGAATGGCGGCACGCGCTCGTCAACGGAAGCGGTGCACAGCACATGGGTGTCGCCACATTTGATCATGCAGGACCCCTCCGCATGGCGGGTAATCCCGGTCTCGATCGTGATGGGGCGCATTTCGTCAAGCTGGCGGCCAGAGGGGCGCATGGCGTGTCTCCTGTTGCAACGCGGTCAGTTACCCTTGTGAACCGGGGTCTTGCAAGCCACATTACAAAGT
The nucleotide sequence above comes from Litoreibacter ponti. Encoded proteins:
- the rph gene encoding ribonuclease PH translates to MRPSGRQLDEMRPITIETGITRHAEGSCMIKCGDTHVLCTASVDERVPPFLRNSGLGWVTAEYGMLPRATHTRMNREAKRGQSGRTQEIQRLIGRALRAGVDRVALGERQITVDCDVIQADGGTRCASITGGWVALRLAVNALMKAGDIVTDPLTDHVAAVSCGIYAGQPVLDLDYPEDSDAGTDANFVMTGRLGLIEVQGSAEGATFSRDELGHLMDLAEKGVAELASAQKAAVDG